In the genome of Leishmania major strain Friedlin complete genome, chromosome 22, the window TGTGTGGTTACTGATCAACAACAAAACAGGCAAGACTGTTGTTGGCAAGCTGTCCGACGCCTCGCAttcctccagcgcctgcaAGGCGTTtgccgaggcggaggtggagaacatgcggtgctgcagccaccCCAACATCATCTCCCTCATCGAAACCTTCGAGGCGGGCGAAAAGTCTCTGTACATTCTGGAGTACGCCAACGCCGGCGATCTGCAGGCTCAGGTCGACACCCGCGCGCAACCGCCACCTGGTACGAGCGACGGCACTTCGATTCCGTACCGTGAGGACGAGGTGCTCGTTATATTTGCCCAGCTCGGCCTCGCCATCCGCTACCTGCACGACCGCCGCATCATGCACCGCGACCTCAAAACATCAAACGTGCTGCTGACGCGTAGCGGGCTCATCAAGCTCGGCGACTTTGGCTTTTCGCGTCAGTACCAAGAGAGCGTCTCTGGCGAAGTCGGCAAGACATTCTGCGGCACGCCCTACTACTTAGCCCCGGAGATGTGGCAGAGACAGTCATACAGCTACAAGGCGGACATCTGGTCCCTTGGAGTTATCATGTACGAGTTACTCGCCCTCAAGAAGCCATTTCAGGCAACGAACCTGTCGGAGCTCATGGAGATGGTGACGCGGCAGGGCAGTTTCGACCCGCTACCGGAGGATCGGTACTCGTCCGATATGATCTCGCTGGTGAATCAGATGCTCCGGGTGGACCCGAGTGAGCGCCCGAGCATCAAGGACATACTGGCTTTGCCCCTCTTTCAGCAACGAGGGCTGTTGATACTCAAAATAAATGTGCGACGCATCAAGAACCTTGACGCGGAGGTGCGGACGCGGCTCGTCGAAgacgtggaggcggtgctcggTGACGACAATCGTTCCTCCGAAGCATTCCCGTTGTGACAAGGGATAACGAGAGAGAGGtcgtatgtgtgtctgtatgcATGTCTACCCGCGAAGATGAGCGTAAGGTCGGTTTCTATTGTTTTAGTGTTGAGGAAATCCTCGGGGGGCCGCTTTCATATCAGCGCACCTGCCGGCACGTGGACAGGCTTGCCaaagcggcagcgtcaggGTAGCCGACGCCAACTGCGCGGATGACGGGGTCGGCCACCGGTCCCAGGCGTCAGGCCGACATCCTCCGGAGCCGCGTTCAGCGATACGGCACGCTGAGACAAGCGGCActtggcggccgccgccccccacACGCGGAGAACAAGGCTGCTGGGCTCGTGAGGCACACCTGGTTTCGCGCTATGATCTTGCACGCAGTGACCTGGCCACGCACATCCCGCTCGCGCTGCATGGGCTTCCCCCGCCGGGTGTCTACCGCTGCCCCCTGTGCTCCGTCGGAGCTACGTGCTGTGAGTTCTTTGTGCGTCGGCACATGCTCGCCGGCGGGCTCCTCCCCCGGCCACGACACCGCGCTGAGGCAGGCCCCCGCAGCGCAGAACTgcgagcgcggtgcgcgggcgCTGTCATGCACAGCCGGCACGTCGCGTGCCGCACGCAGACGGTGCATGGAGAGGCGGGAGGTGCAAGAGCGGTGGACGGGAATGGCGCGAAGCGGACCATGCCCGTGGGCCGcaaggtgcgtgcgcgaagcatgcggcgcgccgtcgaTGTGCCCGGgtgggctgatgaggcgcagatgccggAAGCGTGGCGAGGGCGTCccgagctgcaccgccgagTCCCCCAGGCGCGAACGTGACGAGCCTGCGGGGAGCAGATGATGGAATGCGGCTGCTTGAGGCGACTGAGGGCGCTGACCGGAAGGTGGCCGACTTCCTCCTCGGGCCCGTGCTGCGTGCGCCCGGACTgccccctgctgcccgcacggcggccgccgcggcctgcGCCCTCGATCGGGAGCCCGAATGGTGGCCGCGTGGGTGAAGGCGTGCAGCCCACCCGCGTCTCCGTgtggcgccgatggcgccgcgcgcacccgGGGAAGGGGCGAGGAAGGGCATGAGGAGCCCGCTACGCGCGTGGCCCGATTCGACGGCAGGCGGCTCGTCCGAGACGGCCGGGATGAagccgtggtgccgcaggGGGGGGAGCGGGTGCGCTGTGGCTGTCTATGCGCGTTGGTGTGTTGACTTGTTCGTGGCAGGGATGTGGACAAGTTCAAGGGATAAAAGTCCCTTTGTGTGCGTCACAAGCGCTCACAGTCGTTGTGGCTCCTGCCCCCTTCGCTGCCTTCTGCCCCGTCTGCGCGTCCTCTTCTGGGCCTCCGCCGCGAAGTGGTTCTCCCGTGGCTGCCGCAGTGGTTGTCGTGCCTGCCCATCACGTCGAGCAAGAATGGGAAAGGGAGGGTGCAATaagacgtgcgcgtgtgcgtgcgtcatcgtcgttcattttttgttgttgctgtctCGTGTCTGCTTGCCTTCTTCGTGGCCTCTCTTCCTATAtctatgtatgtatatatatatatacatacatatatatatatgtacatgtGTAtatgggtgtgtgcgcgtgtacgtcTATCGCTAGTCTTCGGGCTCGCATCTAATAAAGGATGGGGTGGGATTTGCTTCTGGAGAACATGGCGAactcttttttgttgctgtttttgGTTCGTCGCAGACGTCGATATTGTTTCGCGGTGCTTTATCGCGCGCGTggagtctctctctctctctctctctctctctctttctctggtTTATCTCCTCGTTCCGTGTTCTCTTTGGTTGCTTATCAGGTGTggactgtgtgtgtgtgtcacgGGATGCCCATTTTCGTGGATGGCCGGCTGGCttttgtggtggtgcaggaggaagggcgagagagagggagggggatcTTTATGGTACATGTATGGGATACTGGATGTCGTGCTCGTGTGGCAGTGTTGCCGTCGACACTGCCAGCTTTCCTTCTATTTCTCGTAACCCTCTTCTTGTattgttttcgtttctctAGTCCGGCGGGCGCGCACATACAAGCGACACACAAGTGAGTGTGTGCTCACATGGTGTGTGTCCCTCTGTGTTGTGGCAGCGCGTGGGCCTTTTGACGTGTATTCGCCGAACCACACGTTCTTTTACTACATCAGTGTATTGAgtcccttcctctctttctctctcgcttgctTCATGGTACGCTAggcttccctttttttttttgagggGGGCGCCGTTGCTTTTTGCCTCTTGCTGTCGTCGTTTTCAGAGAAGCGATCCCGTATGCTgcgggcctcctcctcctccccccttcatGGGGTGTCGACACATCTTGACATgctttcttttgtttttcgttctCTCTATATTATGTATTCATGCAGAGAAACATATATGTatgaatatatatatatatatatatgcattGATGTCGCTAACCGTTCCTTTTCTCGCGGCCTGTCTCTGACtctcctgctctctctcccctctccctccctacCCTCTCTCCGGTCGACGCGTCACGTCGTCGTGCATCCCTGTATGCGTCCATTCGCgtggaaggagggagggaggtttaaacacatatatatatatatatatatatagtaGCATGCGTTTCCACACAAGTGGGCGAACAAAACAACGACGCAGATTCACAGATGAAACagcaagcaaaaaaaaacgtaaAAACAGCGGAGAAaaagacacgcgcacgcgcacacagataGACGTGCAGACACATTCCAAAGCTATCC includes:
- a CDS encoding putative protein kinase; this encodes MQASASLPEQQPVNDSTDHQNHHYVNPLVSSFPTVVGPKLPCKYRVRRAIGRGAFSTVWLLINNKTGKTVVGKLSDASHSSSACKAFAEAEVENMRCCSHPNIISLIETFEAGEKSLYILEYANAGDLQAQVDTRAQPPPGTSDGTSIPYREDEVLVIFAQLGLAIRYLHDRRIMHRDLKTSNVLLTRSGLIKLGDFGFSRQYQESVSGEVGKTFCGTPYYLAPEMWQRQSYSYKADIWSLGVIMYELLALKKPFQATNLSELMEMVTRQGSFDPLPEDRYSSDMISLVNQMLRVDPSERPSIKDILALPLFQQRGLLILKINVRRIKNLDAEVRTRLVEDVEAVLGDDNRSSEAFPL